A part of Eubacterium sp. AB3007 genomic DNA contains:
- a CDS encoding elongator complex protein 3, which yields MKKHAIIPIFIPHRGCPHDCVFCNQRKITAHEASDTPQSVSETIDTWLTTLAEVPTVEVAFYGGSFTALPMEEQSAYLSIAQGYKTRGQIQRIHLSTRPDYIDQTVLDNLKAYGVDVIELGVQSFDETVLRNAGRGHGSACVYQASQLIQAYGFTLGIQLMIGLPGDTMETCLYSARETVRIGPSIARLYPTIVIRDTPLYDMCLSGAYDALALEDAVCRTAAMYRILTGAGINVIRVGLKSSDILAGEHTVLGDTFHPAFRQLVEGKIAREDICRKLDALPAGSTHILCAANPRSFSNLIGHKACNRQYFSAMYPEIQLRYQADPSLPEGVYTIFSGTIH from the coding sequence ATGAAAAAGCATGCAATCATTCCAATCTTCATACCTCACCGGGGCTGCCCCCACGATTGCGTCTTCTGCAACCAGCGGAAGATCACAGCCCATGAAGCATCGGACACCCCGCAGAGCGTATCCGAGACCATCGACACCTGGCTAACCACTCTGGCAGAGGTGCCCACTGTGGAGGTGGCATTTTACGGTGGAAGTTTCACGGCACTGCCCATGGAGGAGCAGTCCGCCTATCTGTCCATTGCCCAGGGTTACAAAACGCGCGGTCAGATCCAGCGCATCCACCTGTCCACCCGTCCCGACTATATCGACCAGACTGTTCTGGACAACCTGAAAGCGTATGGGGTGGATGTGATCGAACTGGGAGTCCAATCCTTCGATGAGACAGTGTTGCGCAACGCCGGTCGCGGCCACGGCAGTGCCTGTGTCTATCAGGCCAGCCAGCTCATACAAGCTTATGGCTTCACACTGGGAATCCAGTTGATGATCGGACTGCCCGGCGATACCATGGAGACCTGCCTATATTCCGCCCGGGAGACGGTCCGCATTGGCCCCTCCATCGCCCGGCTGTATCCCACCATCGTGATCCGGGATACTCCGCTGTACGATATGTGCCTGTCCGGCGCCTACGATGCTTTGGCCCTGGAGGATGCTGTCTGCCGCACAGCGGCTATGTACCGGATCCTCACCGGCGCCGGCATCAACGTGATTCGGGTTGGACTGAAATCCAGTGACATTCTTGCGGGGGAGCACACTGTCCTGGGCGACACCTTCCACCCAGCCTTTCGCCAGTTGGTGGAAGGCAAGATAGCCAGAGAAGACATCTGCCGCAAACTCGATGCGCTTCCTGCCGGGAGCACACATATCCTCTGCGCCGCAAACCCCCGTTCCTTCTCGAACCTCATCGGGCACAAAGCCTGTAATCGGCAATACTTCAGCGCCATGTACCCGGAGATACAACTCCGTTACCAGGCGGATCCTTCCTTGCCGGAAGGCGTTTATACCATCTTCTCCGGGACGATCCACTGA
- a CDS encoding uracil-DNA glycosylase has product MVNIGNDWDQVLTEEFQKEYYQQLRQFLVEEYRTHVVYPDMHDIFNALKATAYQDVKVVILGQDPYHEPGQAHGMSFSVKPGVPQPPSLVNIFRELESDLGIAPPPKDYGYLMHWAQEGVLLLNTVLTVREHAANSHKGKGWEQLTDRIISALNEREAPVVFLLWGKNAQAKVPLITAPQHLILTGAHPSPLSAHHGFFGGRYFTKANAFLKGTGQGPVDWTIKEVV; this is encoded by the coding sequence ATGGTAAATATAGGAAACGATTGGGATCAGGTCCTGACAGAAGAATTTCAGAAAGAGTACTATCAACAGCTGCGGCAGTTTCTTGTGGAAGAATACCGGACGCACGTGGTCTATCCGGATATGCACGACATATTCAACGCCCTGAAGGCCACCGCCTACCAGGACGTGAAGGTAGTGATCCTGGGACAGGATCCTTATCACGAGCCAGGGCAGGCCCACGGTATGTCCTTCTCGGTGAAACCGGGGGTGCCCCAGCCGCCCTCTCTGGTGAACATCTTCCGGGAACTGGAGAGCGATCTGGGCATCGCGCCACCGCCGAAGGATTACGGGTATCTGATGCACTGGGCCCAGGAGGGGGTACTTCTGTTGAATACAGTGCTGACAGTGCGGGAGCATGCAGCCAATTCCCACAAGGGAAAGGGTTGGGAGCAGCTGACGGACCGGATCATCAGCGCGCTGAACGAGAGGGAAGCGCCGGTAGTGTTTCTGCTTTGGGGGAAGAACGCGCAGGCGAAGGTCCCCCTGATCACGGCGCCGCAGCATCTGATCCTGACTGGAGCACATCCGAGTCCTTTGTCTGCGCATCATGGATTCTTCGGAGGCCGGTATTTTACCAAGGCGAATGCGTTTCTTAAGGGCACCGGGCAGGGACCGGTGGACTGGACTATTAAGGAGGTAGTATAA
- a CDS encoding LemA family protein: MFKFLIIIVAIIVLLILWFVSMYNGFVKANNNCEEAYSTMDVYMKKRYDLIPNLVETVKGYAKHEAETLQNVVAARNAAASAGSVGEKIEAENALSGTLRQLFAVAEAYPDLKANQNFLDLQEQLKSIEEDIANSRKYYNGTVKIFNNKCQMFPSNIIANAFNYSKKEMFEVSNEAERENVQVSFNA; the protein is encoded by the coding sequence ATGTTTAAATTTCTCATTATCATTGTTGCGATCATCGTCCTGCTGATCCTGTGGTTCGTCTCTATGTATAACGGTTTTGTGAAGGCGAACAACAACTGTGAAGAGGCTTACTCCACTATGGACGTTTACATGAAGAAAAGATATGACCTCATTCCGAACCTGGTGGAGACAGTGAAGGGCTATGCCAAGCACGAGGCAGAGACGTTGCAGAACGTGGTGGCCGCCAGAAATGCCGCTGCCAGCGCCGGTTCGGTGGGAGAGAAGATCGAGGCGGAGAACGCCTTGTCCGGCACATTGCGTCAGCTGTTTGCTGTCGCCGAGGCGTATCCTGATCTGAAGGCCAACCAGAATTTCCTGGATCTGCAGGAGCAGCTGAAGAGCATTGAGGAGGACATCGCCAATTCCCGTAAGTACTATAACGGCACGGTGAAGATCTTCAACAACAAGTGCCAGATGTTCCCGAGCAACATCATCGCCAATGCGTTCAACTACTCCAAGAAGGAAATGTTCGAAGTCAGCAACGAGGCGGAGAGAGAGAATGTCCAGGTGAGTTTTAATGCGTAA